The following proteins come from a genomic window of Aquimarina sp. MAR_2010_214:
- a CDS encoding DUF4280 domain-containing protein — MSKKEHLVCHSAQCNCQFGDFPDILQVSTQKKHYINDTNGAQKLIATHMELGQPFTANTFGQCKLQPTGSSFKPCQPMITAWDGFYDKVQIVENGGYPLLESSKATCAIAGSPCVSIIMHGQVAVPGASNFEETPEDQTIVQQLNPIPTANTKSAKKELEFRVI; from the coding sequence ATGAGCAAGAAAGAACATTTAGTCTGTCACAGTGCACAATGTAATTGTCAGTTTGGAGATTTTCCAGACATCCTACAAGTAAGCACTCAGAAAAAACATTATATCAATGATACCAATGGAGCACAAAAACTAATTGCCACCCATATGGAACTAGGGCAACCATTTACAGCGAACACTTTTGGGCAATGCAAATTACAACCTACAGGGAGTAGTTTTAAACCTTGTCAGCCCATGATTACTGCTTGGGATGGGTTTTATGACAAAGTGCAAATTGTTGAAAACGGAGGATATCCATTGTTAGAAAGTAGTAAAGCTACTTGCGCAATAGCAGGCTCACCTTGTGTAAGCATTATCATGCATGGACAAGTAGCGGTGCCTGGTGCTAGTAATTTTGAAGAAACACCCGAAGACCAAACTATTGTACAACAACTTAATCCTATACCCACAGCTAATACCAAATCAGCAAAAAAAGAACTCGAGTTTCGGGTTATATAA
- a CDS encoding type VI secretion system Vgr family protein: protein MALQTETKIYLSGTPLLSYKDLKLVQNIDSSHELEIVCRTNVIEKLSEELIGDSKDYIGGIITVQISAASGFGEYRELEFKGVVTGLKATKGYERASGDLITLVAKSPCFLSNVANHYASYSDMGLAEILQDTFRDYDQGKLETNFAPVSSETLVYKVQHNESDFSFASRLASYHNEWFYYNGKQLIFGRPSNEETELTDGVDLKEFNVALIVGANNSTYFTNDYLTDQVHQKNSANIAIPSEGYHGFMDSKSQELFGKNTQVYHNTYDDPSIKSRLDTQVEQHAKAKSMKRVIAKGSSDNPGVNLGEVIKIKGYGSYRITSVTHTNTENGTYINNFEAVDANFDAYPKMDMHNYPKSEIQMATVVENNDVDGIGRIKVQFPWQKALGETTPWLRMLTPHAGADKGFHFIPEVGEQIAVGFEGGNAEQPFAIGALYTGTAKPDSWQTDANDIKAIRTRSGHTIELNDTNGAEMITITDKNSNIIRIDTANSNIEISAMENMTLNAKNIEINASEEIKMNAGTNMITRVTEDLSVNAKNATEVIEENKTLLAKEILENADKIRVESAKDSMELVSGKQVDIQGSENVKLF from the coding sequence ATGGCTTTGCAAACGGAAACAAAAATATACCTCTCTGGCACACCCTTGCTATCGTATAAAGATTTAAAGTTAGTACAAAACATAGACTCATCTCACGAATTAGAAATTGTATGTAGAACCAATGTTATTGAGAAACTATCAGAAGAACTCATAGGAGATAGTAAAGACTATATAGGGGGTATTATCACTGTACAGATTAGTGCAGCTTCTGGATTTGGTGAGTATAGAGAACTAGAGTTTAAAGGAGTAGTTACCGGATTAAAAGCCACCAAAGGCTATGAACGTGCCAGTGGAGATTTGATAACCCTAGTAGCCAAAAGCCCATGCTTTCTATCAAACGTAGCAAATCACTATGCTTCCTATAGTGATATGGGGTTAGCAGAAATTTTGCAAGACACTTTTAGAGACTATGATCAAGGTAAACTAGAAACCAATTTTGCTCCTGTATCATCAGAAACGTTGGTTTATAAAGTTCAACATAATGAATCAGATTTCAGTTTTGCATCAAGATTAGCTTCCTATCATAATGAGTGGTTTTACTACAATGGTAAGCAACTTATATTTGGCAGACCTAGCAACGAAGAAACAGAACTTACTGATGGTGTAGACCTAAAAGAGTTTAATGTAGCGTTAATCGTAGGAGCTAACAACAGCACCTATTTTACCAATGATTACCTTACCGATCAAGTACACCAAAAAAACAGTGCCAATATTGCCATCCCATCAGAAGGGTATCATGGATTTATGGATAGCAAATCACAAGAACTCTTTGGCAAAAACACACAGGTCTATCACAATACCTATGATGACCCTAGTATAAAATCCAGATTAGACACCCAAGTAGAACAACATGCAAAAGCAAAGAGCATGAAAAGAGTAATCGCTAAGGGAAGTAGTGATAACCCAGGAGTAAACCTTGGTGAAGTCATAAAAATAAAGGGATATGGCAGCTATAGAATAACCAGCGTTACCCATACCAATACCGAAAACGGTACATATATCAACAATTTTGAGGCGGTAGACGCCAATTTTGATGCTTATCCCAAGATGGATATGCACAATTACCCAAAAAGTGAAATCCAGATGGCTACAGTGGTAGAAAATAATGATGTTGATGGGATCGGGAGAATAAAAGTGCAATTTCCCTGGCAAAAAGCTTTGGGAGAAACCACCCCTTGGTTACGTATGCTCACTCCCCATGCAGGAGCAGATAAAGGATTTCACTTCATACCAGAGGTGGGAGAACAAATAGCCGTTGGGTTCGAAGGCGGTAATGCAGAACAACCATTTGCAATAGGAGCCTTATACACGGGTACTGCAAAACCCGATAGTTGGCAAACTGATGCCAATGATATAAAGGCAATTCGTACAAGAAGTGGTCATACAATAGAACTTAATGATACTAATGGTGCAGAAATGATTACCATTACCGATAAAAACAGTAATATCATTCGTATTGATACCGCTAACAGCAATATCGAGATTTCTGCAATGGAGAACATGACCTTGAATGCCAAAAACATTGAGATCAATGCTTCAGAAGAAATTAAAATGAATGCAGGTACGAATATGATTACTCGAGTGACAGAAGATCTCTCAGTAAATGCTAAAAATGCAACAGAAGTGATAGAAGAAAATAAAACGTTGTTAGCCAAAGAAATTTTAGAAAATGCCGATAAGATACGTGTTGAAAGTGCAAAAGATAGTATGGAACTAGTTAGTGGAAAACAAGTAGATATTCAAGGAAGTGAAAATGTAAAACTTTTTTAG
- a CDS encoding IS110 family transposase — MKSIYLGIDISKKTLDICLVDQKSEAFFKIENKIKAIKKLFKQITTLDAEIFIAMENTGLYNYNLYEVLKDYSFNVYVIDPKHIKRSIGLVRGKNDKVDAKRIATFIERNYQDFDCWKPTSEAVQNIKILMSQRRHKVKTRQAIKQQNKELKTVKRTKIISSSMKINLKEIEQINKHIAAIEKLIKEEIANDSVLEKDIERIRTIPGIGSVTAWTLAVKTDGFVRLTNPRKLACFAGVVPFEQQSGTSLKTKPRVSKMADMQLKSVLQMAAMRAVRMDNDLKHFYLRKVEEGKNKMSVLNAVRNKLIHIAMALIKNKSFYENRLVLS; from the coding sequence ATGAAAAGTATTTATTTAGGAATTGACATTAGTAAAAAAACATTAGATATTTGTTTAGTTGATCAGAAATCAGAAGCATTCTTTAAGATTGAAAATAAAATCAAAGCGATTAAAAAACTCTTTAAGCAGATAACTACTTTAGATGCTGAGATCTTTATTGCAATGGAAAATACTGGTCTTTATAATTATAATTTATATGAAGTTTTGAAGGATTATTCATTTAATGTTTATGTGATCGATCCTAAGCACATTAAACGAAGCATCGGTTTAGTTCGTGGTAAGAATGATAAAGTTGATGCTAAGCGCATTGCTACTTTTATTGAAAGGAACTATCAAGATTTTGATTGCTGGAAGCCCACAAGTGAGGCTGTACAAAATATAAAAATACTGATGAGCCAACGTAGACATAAGGTAAAAACTAGACAGGCTATTAAACAACAAAATAAGGAGCTTAAAACAGTTAAAAGGACTAAAATAATAAGTTCCTCAATGAAAATCAATTTAAAAGAAATTGAGCAGATTAATAAACATATAGCGGCTATAGAAAAATTGATTAAAGAGGAGATAGCTAATGATTCTGTTTTGGAAAAGGACATAGAACGTATCAGAACTATACCAGGAATAGGATCAGTTACAGCTTGGACTTTAGCTGTGAAAACTGATGGTTTTGTGCGATTGACTAATCCGAGAAAACTAGCTTGTTTTGCTGGCGTTGTTCCATTCGAACAACAAAGTGGAACAAGTCTAAAGACAAAACCAAGAGTATCAAAAATGGCGGATATGCAACTTAAATCCGTGCTCCAAATGGCAGCTATGAGAGCAGTAAGAATGGATAACGATCTTAAACACTTTTACTTGAGAAAAGTAGAAGAAGGTAAGAACAAAATGAGTGTACTCAATGCTGTTAGAAACAAACTAATACATATCGCAATGGCATTAATAAAAAACAAATCTTTTTATGAAAACCGTTTGGTATTGTCATAG
- the polA gene encoding DNA polymerase I encodes MSQKRLFLLDAFALIFRGYYALIKNPRINSKGQDTSAVLGFVNSLFDVIKREKPDHLAVAFDKQGSKDRLEIFPEYKANRDETPEAIKIAVPIIQEILKAMHIPIIERAGVEADDLIGTIAKQAEKEGYQTYMVTPDKDYAQLVSENIFMYRPARMGNGIEIWGIPEVQKRFEVERPEQVIDYLGMMGDAVDNIPGLPGVGDKTAKKFLAAYGSMEGLLANTDKLKGKMKEKVEANAELGLLSKKLATIILDCDVTFNADDYELTKPDAQKVHTIFEELEFRRLADQFVKIFSGEATTTPTQAASSSTTKKKTTQAGAGQFSLFGETEESGEAASFSSRKTIANTEHFYQSIAPGMAMKLFLQNLLKQENVCFDTETTGLNPLTAELVGIAFSWEAGKGFYIPFPEDRNEAQELIEQLRPFFEAEHTTKIGQNLKYDIKVLAKYNIEVKGTLFDTMLAHYLINPDMRHNMDVLAETYLNYTPVSITELIGKKGKNQLSFRQVPIDKQTEYAVEDADITFQLKEHFAPELTEAKTVSLFNDIEIPLLRVLADMEVEGINLDKSFLQSLSEELDSDIKTLEQKIYTEAGEEFNIASPKQLGIILFEKMKLVDKPKKTKTGQYSTAEDVLSYLAKDHEIIQNILDFRGLSKLKSTYVDALPAQVDENTERVHTDYMQTVAATGRLSSNNPNLQNIPIRTERGRQVRKAFVPRNEEYTLLAADYSQIELRIIAALSKEETMIEAFKHGEDIHASTAAKVFNVPIEEVSREQRGNAKTVNFGIIYGVSAFGLSNQTSLSRSEAKELIDTYYKTYPKLRNYMSEQVDFARENGYVQTVLGRRRYLKDINSANAIVRGAAERNAVNAPIQGSAADIIKIAMINIHKKLKEGNYKTKMLLQVHDELVFDVFKPELENIKTLIKTEMENAYTLEVPLDVDLGLGNNWLEAH; translated from the coding sequence ATGTCACAAAAACGTCTTTTTCTTCTGGATGCTTTCGCTCTTATTTTTCGAGGGTACTATGCACTTATTAAAAACCCGAGAATTAATTCAAAGGGGCAGGATACATCTGCAGTTTTAGGTTTTGTAAACTCTTTATTTGATGTTATAAAAAGAGAAAAACCAGATCATTTGGCTGTTGCATTTGACAAACAAGGGAGTAAAGATCGATTAGAAATTTTTCCTGAATATAAAGCCAATCGTGATGAAACTCCAGAAGCCATTAAAATTGCTGTACCTATAATTCAGGAAATATTAAAAGCCATGCACATTCCTATCATAGAAAGAGCAGGTGTTGAAGCAGATGATTTAATTGGTACTATCGCCAAACAAGCTGAAAAAGAGGGGTATCAAACTTACATGGTTACTCCTGACAAAGATTATGCACAATTAGTTTCCGAAAATATTTTCATGTATCGCCCTGCTAGAATGGGAAATGGAATCGAAATTTGGGGAATCCCAGAGGTGCAAAAGAGATTCGAGGTAGAACGACCAGAACAAGTTATTGATTACCTTGGTATGATGGGTGATGCTGTAGATAATATCCCTGGATTACCAGGGGTTGGTGACAAAACGGCCAAAAAATTTCTTGCAGCATATGGCTCTATGGAAGGTCTCTTGGCTAATACCGATAAGCTAAAAGGTAAAATGAAAGAAAAAGTAGAGGCAAATGCAGAATTGGGTCTCCTTTCTAAAAAACTTGCAACTATTATTCTGGATTGCGACGTAACTTTTAATGCCGATGATTATGAACTTACAAAACCTGATGCACAAAAAGTGCATACGATTTTTGAAGAGTTAGAGTTTAGAAGACTTGCGGATCAGTTTGTTAAGATTTTTTCGGGAGAAGCAACAACTACACCTACTCAGGCTGCAAGCAGTTCTACTACAAAAAAGAAAACAACACAAGCTGGAGCAGGTCAATTTTCATTATTTGGCGAAACCGAGGAATCTGGTGAAGCCGCTTCTTTTTCCAGTAGAAAAACAATTGCTAATACCGAGCATTTTTATCAAAGTATTGCTCCGGGAATGGCAATGAAATTATTCCTTCAAAATTTATTAAAACAAGAAAATGTTTGTTTTGATACTGAAACCACAGGCCTTAATCCATTAACTGCAGAGTTGGTAGGAATTGCTTTTTCTTGGGAAGCAGGAAAAGGTTTTTATATTCCTTTTCCCGAAGATCGCAACGAAGCACAAGAATTGATCGAGCAACTACGCCCCTTCTTTGAAGCCGAACATACCACAAAAATTGGCCAGAATCTAAAATATGATATCAAAGTTCTCGCAAAATATAATATCGAAGTCAAAGGAACATTATTCGACACGATGTTAGCACATTATCTCATTAATCCGGATATGAGACACAATATGGATGTACTTGCCGAAACCTATCTTAATTACACCCCGGTTTCTATTACTGAATTGATTGGCAAAAAAGGTAAAAACCAGCTATCCTTCAGACAAGTACCTATAGACAAACAAACCGAATACGCTGTAGAAGATGCTGATATTACTTTTCAGCTAAAAGAACATTTTGCTCCAGAACTTACTGAAGCAAAAACGGTTTCTTTATTTAATGATATTGAAATTCCGTTACTAAGAGTTCTAGCAGATATGGAAGTCGAAGGGATTAATTTGGATAAAAGTTTTTTACAATCCCTTTCTGAAGAACTAGATAGTGATATTAAAACATTAGAGCAAAAAATCTATACCGAAGCTGGAGAAGAGTTTAATATTGCCTCACCTAAGCAATTGGGTATTATATTATTTGAAAAAATGAAATTGGTAGATAAACCAAAAAAGACAAAGACAGGACAATATTCTACGGCAGAGGATGTACTATCGTATTTAGCCAAGGATCATGAAATTATACAAAATATATTAGATTTTCGTGGTTTATCTAAATTAAAAAGCACTTATGTTGATGCTTTACCAGCACAGGTTGATGAAAATACAGAGCGTGTTCATACAGATTATATGCAGACAGTAGCTGCTACCGGACGTCTAAGCTCTAATAACCCTAATTTACAGAATATCCCTATTAGAACAGAAAGAGGAAGACAAGTAAGAAAAGCATTTGTTCCCAGAAATGAAGAATACACACTACTAGCAGCGGATTACTCTCAGATAGAATTAAGGATTATTGCAGCTTTAAGCAAAGAAGAGACCATGATTGAGGCTTTTAAACACGGTGAAGATATTCACGCTTCAACAGCCGCCAAAGTCTTTAATGTTCCTATAGAAGAAGTTAGCAGAGAGCAACGTGGTAATGCAAAAACGGTAAACTTTGGTATTATTTATGGTGTTTCGGCTTTTGGATTAAGTAACCAAACCAGTCTTTCGCGAAGCGAAGCCAAAGAATTAATCGACACGTATTACAAAACCTACCCAAAGCTACGTAACTATATGAGTGAGCAGGTAGATTTTGCAAGAGAAAATGGCTATGTACAAACAGTTTTAGGAAGACGCCGATATCTAAAAGATATTAATTCTGCTAATGCAATTGTTCGTGGCGCAGCTGAACGAAATGCAGTAAATGCTCCTATTCAAGGAAGTGCAGCTGATATTATCAAGATCGCAATGATCAATATTCATAAAAAACTGAAAGAAGGAAATTACAAGACTAAAATGCTACTTCAGGTTCATGATGAATTGGTATTTGATGTTTTCAAACCCGAATTAGAAAACATCAAAACTTTAATCAAAACCGAAATGGAAAATGCCTACACTTTAGAGGTACCATTAGATGTAGATCTTGGATTAGGTAACAACTGGCTAGAAGCGCATTAA
- a CDS encoding metallophosphoesterase, protein MMRWLIPIILYILVETYAYQAIRTITRNQWVQIGYLALSLIILGYVIYIFANYDRSVGPTKYTLRASALLLLTLVPKLIMVLFLFGEDIIRVCVAGYNYLTNTFFEGTATQYFPDRRKFISQLALGIAAIPLGGLLHGIFRGKYNFKVIRHVLHFEDLPAAFDGFRITQISDIHSGSFDDAAKIEYAVDLINEQETDLLLFTGDIVNTIAEEMDDWIDTFKRIKTPEYGKYSVLGNHDYGEYVTWNSQEEKDANFEAIKEVHTKIDFNLLLNDSTFVEKDGERIAVVGVENWGHNFKKAGDLTKASEKVAKEDFKILLSHDPSHWEYEVKKHSDHYHLTLSGHTHGFQFGIEIPGFVRWSPVQYVYKQWAGMYDEMGRYLNVNRGFGFHAFPGRVGIWPEITVIELRKGSKPA, encoded by the coding sequence ATTATGCGTTGGCTAATCCCTATAATTCTATATATACTTGTTGAAACTTATGCGTATCAGGCTATCCGAACTATTACCAGAAATCAATGGGTGCAAATTGGATATTTGGCGTTGTCCTTGATTATTTTGGGTTATGTGATTTATATTTTTGCTAATTATGATCGCAGTGTCGGCCCAACAAAATATACATTAAGAGCTAGTGCTCTTTTGTTGCTCACTTTGGTGCCTAAGTTAATTATGGTTTTGTTTTTATTTGGTGAAGATATTATTAGAGTGTGTGTGGCAGGTTATAATTATCTTACGAATACTTTTTTTGAAGGTACAGCCACTCAGTATTTTCCAGATCGTAGAAAATTTATAAGTCAATTGGCGCTGGGTATTGCTGCAATACCTCTTGGTGGATTGTTGCATGGTATATTTAGAGGGAAATACAATTTTAAAGTAATACGCCATGTGTTACATTTTGAAGACCTTCCTGCCGCATTTGATGGGTTTCGGATTACACAAATTTCAGATATACATTCTGGAAGTTTTGATGATGCTGCTAAAATTGAATATGCAGTGGATTTAATTAATGAACAAGAAACAGATCTATTATTGTTTACTGGGGATATTGTGAATACTATTGCAGAAGAAATGGATGACTGGATTGATACATTTAAACGTATTAAGACGCCAGAGTATGGAAAATATTCTGTTTTAGGAAATCACGATTATGGAGAATATGTTACCTGGAACAGCCAGGAGGAAAAAGATGCAAATTTTGAGGCAATAAAGGAAGTTCATACTAAAATCGATTTTAATCTGTTACTTAATGATAGCACTTTTGTAGAAAAAGATGGTGAGCGTATTGCTGTAGTAGGAGTAGAGAATTGGGGTCATAATTTTAAGAAAGCTGGTGATTTAACAAAAGCCTCTGAAAAAGTGGCTAAAGAAGATTTTAAGATCTTGTTAAGTCATGATCCCTCGCATTGGGAGTACGAAGTAAAGAAACATTCGGATCATTATCACCTTACATTAAGTGGTCACACTCATGGATTTCAATTTGGGATTGAAATTCCTGGATTTGTGCGATGGAGTCCAGTGCAGTATGTGTATAAGCAATGGGCGGGTATGTATGATGAAATGGGGAGATATCTGAATGTAAATCGCGGTTTTGGGTTTCATGCTTTCCCGGGACGGGTTGGTATATGGCCTGAGATTACGGTAATAGAATTGAGAAAAGGATCAAAGCCTGCTTAA
- a CDS encoding co-chaperone YbbN, with product MSKFGDIIGIEVPVLLDFFTEWNEPSLAMHPVLRDVAAALGDKGKVIKIDVDKNEELATALRIKGLPTLMIYKEGEMVWRQSGEQDANTLIGLMKEYV from the coding sequence ATGTCAAAGTTTGGAGATATAATAGGTATTGAAGTTCCTGTTTTATTAGACTTTTTTACCGAATGGAATGAGCCCTCTCTGGCAATGCACCCTGTGTTAAGGGATGTAGCTGCAGCACTTGGAGATAAAGGGAAAGTTATAAAGATTGATGTAGATAAAAATGAAGAGTTGGCTACAGCTTTACGTATTAAAGGACTTCCTACATTAATGATTTATAAAGAAGGTGAAATGGTTTGGAGACAAAGTGGTGAGCAAGATGCTAATACACTAATAGGTCTCATGAAAGAGTATGTTTAG
- a CDS encoding polysaccharide deacetylase family protein codes for MAQIIPNKTPKIIKQLFPNYTWDLYTDNEKKLYLTFDDGPIPDVTEFVLTQLNQYNAKATFFCIGDNIRKHPEVFKQILSEGHTIGNHTMNHLKAWKTSLDTYINNTIDCQNLIRKHSPNEDIQQIFRPPYGQISQTKFKALEKLGYKIILWDVLSKDWEQTISPEECLQNVIQNTQQGSIIVFHDSIKASKNLTAVLPEVLDYFTKRGYVFDTIRF; via the coding sequence ATGGCACAAATAATCCCAAATAAAACGCCTAAAATTATTAAACAGCTTTTCCCAAATTATACTTGGGATCTTTATACAGACAATGAAAAGAAGCTATATTTAACTTTTGACGATGGTCCCATACCAGATGTTACAGAATTTGTTTTGACACAGTTAAATCAATATAATGCTAAAGCAACTTTTTTTTGTATTGGTGACAACATTAGAAAACACCCTGAGGTTTTTAAACAGATTCTATCAGAAGGCCATACTATAGGTAATCACACTATGAATCATTTAAAAGCCTGGAAAACCAGTCTGGATACATATATCAACAATACTATAGATTGTCAAAATCTAATTCGGAAACATTCTCCCAACGAAGACATACAACAGATATTTAGACCGCCATATGGACAAATAAGCCAAACAAAATTTAAAGCACTAGAAAAGTTAGGGTATAAAATTATACTTTGGGATGTATTATCAAAAGATTGGGAACAAACAATATCTCCAGAAGAATGCTTACAAAATGTGATACAAAACACACAACAAGGAAGCATTATTGTTTTTCATGATAGTATAAAAGCTTCAAAAAACCTTACTGCCGTACTACCAGAAGTTTTAGACTATTTTACCAAAAGAGGATATGTTTTTGATACCATTAGGTTCTAA